In one window of Euwallacea similis isolate ESF13 chromosome 4, ESF131.1, whole genome shotgun sequence DNA:
- the LOC136408252 gene encoding uncharacterized protein, with protein MLKNIVVLCITIVSAKAQRYDQPWYNRKWFPHTPGELDPNPIINNTKNLYDAHHGIAMGVVDSSCDDGKTNLQIDWNYNVENYTCFDNRTLYLPQVNIHSIQSTEHIPQQYSAQHRCMNESIEYDEIIPTFGTHRPLWAVYGEYNFLPKQRWLHNLEHGAVVMLYHPCANLNEITLLRKIVKRCLYRHVITPYNLLTPTRPLALATWGHRFEMSKVDQEDVAAFIKQHALKGPEQTHRNGQYDSMLKEKAQVVSDMDDRDLCPMTTAGSLEMTK; from the exons atgttgaaaaatatagTGGTTTTGTGTATTACGATTGTCTCGGCTAAAG CCCAACGTTACGATCAACCATGGTACAACAGGAAATGGTTCCCTCACACTCCTGGTGAACTGGATCCAAATCCAATAATCAACAACACCAAAAATTTGTATGACGCTCATCATGGAATTGCCATGGGCGTTGTCGACAGCAGTTGTGACGATGGGAAG ACAAACCTTCAGATAGATTGGAACTATAACGTGGAAAACTACACCTGTTTCGATAACAGAACTCTATATTTGCCCCAAGTAAACATTCATTCTATACAGAGTACCGAACACATTCCTCAGCAATACAGT GCTCAGCATAGATGTATGAACGAATCCATCGAATATGATGAAATAATTCCGACGTT TGGTACTCACCGACCACTCTGGGCTGTTTATGGCGAGTACAACTTCCTACCAAAGCAGCGATGGCTGCATAACTTGGAGCATGGTGCCGTCGTCATGTTGTACCACCCTTGTGCTAATCTCAATGAAATTACCCTTTTAAGGAAAATAGTGAAAAGATGTCTCTACAGGCATGTGATAACGCCATACAACTTGCTAACACCCACCAGG CCTTTGGCATTAGCAACATGGGGCCATCGCTTTGAAATGTCGAAAGTAGATCAAGAGGACGTCGCAGCCTTTATAAAGCAACACGCTCTGAAAGGACCTGAACAGACTCACAGAAATGGACAGTACGACTCCATGTTAAAGGAAAAGGCTCAAGTGGTCTCAGATATGGACGACAGGGATCTTTGTCCCATGACGACCGCCGGATCACTGGAAATGacgaaataa